GTCAATAAGCTCTAACGCCTGCCTCCCTGTTAGCTCAGGACCAGTATTACCAAGGAGCACAAAAGTTGCCTTAACGACATTGTCGTAGACAGATATCTTAGCAAGGTACCTGTTACAAAGAGAAAGCACACGTGAACAACATGCACACGCGAACAACATGCTAAGCGAAAGTGTAAGGTGAGGGTTTTGTAATGTACATTTCAACTCCAGAAAAAACAATCAACTCACCATCTATTCCGATATAATCAAAACACGATAACAATGTCATAGATTTAAATCTCAAGAAGACCATTGTAGCTTGCTATTGTCTACCTCATGTTACTATGAGTATTAAAAACTAACTGAATCAAAACTAAGAGATTTCTGTTAATCTTATCTATTTGCTTTGGACATAGTTGAACAAAAACGGACAATTAAAAAGACTTCAGACTGTTTTGATAAATATTATGCAAATTAATCAAGATATTCTTGAACTGATTCGTGATTGATTAATCAAGATGTTATTGACTAAAACATGGAAACGTCATACCTCCAATACGTTTAGTGTTAACTGCTGTTACTAATGCAACAGCAAGAGTGGCAAGACTTTCATTGAACCTGTTGTGGGACTCATGAGAAGCCTGGTCCCAAAGGTAGACATTAATCATAGGTCATCTGAAATTGCCAATTATAATTGTGAGACAGTTAATGACATATGCATGTTATGGCTGGTGCTAGTATGTAATCGTATATGCTCACTGTTTTGGCTGTAGGTGGGAGTGCTGCCTCCGTTCAAGACCGGGTGTTTGCTGAGAGACTGTCAATTGATGACCTTCATGGGCGGATGATATCTGCAACACATGTTAAAGAATTTAGTTGTATACAAATCAGGACAATATACAAATCAGGACAATCAGGACAATACATGTTAACACAGGAAAGCCAACTAACCATACAAATCACCTCTCAAACTCTTGGAATGAGCGGAACCTGAACATGTTTCTCTCGATCACAACTGGGTTGTATTGAAGCTCCGAGAGGACAATATTCTGAGTGAAACAGATGGTGAGCTTGTGATCAGTAACACAATAGATGTCTTTTCTTTTTGTTGCGAACAATCCCTGAATAAATGGCATGTGCTCAATTTTATTAGTGAGATGAACTGAATAAGAGAATAAATCGTTGTAGATCCATGTTCATCAATCAATTACCTTGTCTACTTTGACATTGGCGGCTACAATACCACCAAAGGTGCTACCTGGATCAGCTATTACAGCTATCTGGTAGGCCTCACCACAAGGATTTGTGTGCTTCATGACTGCACATGTTGGGTTTTCTGAATCTGATACGCAGTTCCACGCTGAGTCAACACCAAGATAATTGTTGTATGACATTTCCTGCTCACCAGAAAAAAAAAAATTTAAGTAATATATGGCTGAAAAATGAGGATAAAGATTATAAACTGTAGTTGAAAACTATAGTTGAGAACTAAGACCATTTGGCAATCAAAATCAAAAAGTAAAATTAATATACCTTTACAACTACAATGGCAAAATGATTATTACCTTCCTCTGGAGCTGAAGCGATGTGTTGCAATACCCTAGCACTCGCTTCAGTAAGCTCGTCTCAACATAAAATGCAGTCATCCTGTATGGAGCTGAATCAGATGGTTTCCAAACAGAATA
This genomic interval from Brassica oleracea var. oleracea cultivar TO1000 chromosome C2, BOL, whole genome shotgun sequence contains the following:
- the LOC106325588 gene encoding bifunctional purine biosynthesis protein PurH-like isoform X2, which translates into the protein MQIKIQSMVTKLRSKRKGCKRDKEREAFKRMTAFYVETSLLKRVLGYCNTSLQLQRKEMSYNNYLGVDSAWNCVSDSENPTCAVMKHTNPCGEAYQIAVIADPGSTFGGIVAANVKVDKNIVLSELQYNPVVIERNMFRFRSFQEFERYHPPMKVIN
- the LOC106325588 gene encoding bifunctional purine biosynthesis protein PurH-like isoform X1 → MQIKIQSMVTKLRSKRKGCKRDKEREAFKRMTAFYVETSLLKRVLGYCNTSLQLQRKEMSYNNYLGVDSAWNCVSDSENPTCAVMKHTNPCGEAYQIAVIADPGSTFGGIVAANVKVDKGLFATKRKDIYCVTDHKLTICFTQNIVLSELQYNPVVIERNMFRFRSFQEFERYHPPMKVIN